CATACGTCCTGATTGAGAACGGCCTCCCCTACCCCACCGACTTCGAGGCGAGGAGCTACCCGAGACAAGACCTCTCCGGCATATGGAAGATGCGCCTCGACGACAAAGACGTGGGGGAAAAGGAGGGGTGGCATGAAACGGCAGACGGGGGCGACGGCTGGGCGGACGTAAAGGTGCCCTCCACCTACAATTACTACAACGGGCCGTACACCGGCCATCAGGGGATAGCCTGGTTTTTCTGCAAATTCAGGCCCGACAGAGATATTGCCGACTCGGGATTTATACGTCTTTGTTTCGAGGGGGTGCTCTTGAGGTCGAAGGTCTGGATCAACGGGGAGCTCGTCGGCTTTCACGAGGGGGGCTATTCCCCATTCTTCTATGACGTAACGAAATATCTAAAGGAGGGAGAGGAAAACGTCATAATAGTCAGGACCGACAACAGGCTTACCTTCAAATCGATCCCTACAAAATCGTGGAAAGACCACAGCCCCGGATGGGGGGTCTACGGGGGTATCTACCGGGACGCCTACCTCGAGGGGATGCCGAAGAACTACATCTTCAAGGCGGTCGCCGACCCGAAGATCGAGGAGATCGACGGCAAAGAGGCCGGCGTTGTCGATGTCCAGCTTTTCATCCACAACCTCGACCTTAAGAGACACTACATAATCTCCGGAAAGATGAGGGGCAAAGACGGCTCCGAATACTCCACCTCCGAATATCTTTATCGTTCCAAAGACAAGATAGAGAAAAAGACGTTGAGCATAAATGTAAAGAATCCCCGCCTCTGGTCGCCGGATAGCCCGTATCTGTACGACCTCACGCTCTCGATGAAGACGGACGGCAAGACGGAGACGGTAAATACAAAGATTGGCTTTCGCACGGTGGAGATCAAAGAGGACGGGCTTTACCTCAACGGCGAGAAGATTTTTTTGAGGGGTATAAGCAAGCACGAGGACGACCCGGAACTGGGGGCAACCCTGAACCCCGAAATCATCGACAGGGACCTGACGTTGATTGAGGATATGAACGCCAACTTCATAAGGTTTGCCCACTACCCCCACAACGCAAAGGAGCTTCGCGCCGCCAGGAACAGGGGAATTTTAATAAGCGAGGAGATCCCCTACTACAAGGTGGGGATCGGCTGGACGGAGTGGTTTCAGGAGAAGAAGGGTATCATCGAGTTTCCCGTTGCCACCTTCGGGATGAAACAGCTGAAAGACAGGGAACTCATGTCCCTTGCCCAGCGCCAGCTGATAGAGATGGTCGAGCGGGACAGGAACAATCCCGCCGTCATCATCTGGTTTGTCGCAAACGAAACCTACACGCTGTTTGACGATGGGGGCGAGTTCTACGGCTGGATGCGCGACGTCGTCAGGCTTTTTGACCAAACGAGGCCAGTCACCATGGCGGAGCAGACCTACGACATACCCACCTTTGACGACAGGAGGACGACGGCAGATTACCTCGACATTGTCTCGATAAACAGCTACTTCGGCTGGTACTACGGCACATACGATGGGGTCGGCCCCCATCTGGACAACTTCCACAAGAACCACCCGGAAAAACCGATCTTCCTCACCGAGTTCGGCGCAAGCGCCGGCCCCGGCAGGCACGACTCGGACGGGGTATTCGTAGCCGATAGGGTCAGCCCCGGGAAGACCTACTCGGAAGATTATCAGGAAAAGGTGATCAGGGGATACATCGAGATCGCCCTTACGAAGGACTACGTTACGGGAGTCTGCCCCTGGAACTTCGCCGATTTCTGGTGCCCCTGGTTTCCGAATAATCCCGTGCCCAACTACAACTGCAAGGGGGTAATGTCGAGGGACCGCGTCCCGAAGATGTCGTACGGCTCCTTAAAGGAGATCTACGGAGAGATAAAGGAGAGGGGCAACTGAGGTTTAATCTCGCCGGAGAAGGCATTGAAGGAAGAGGATTTTAAAGAATTTCACCGTTTAGTTACTGAACGGCGATGTCAAACTTGACCATTCAAAACGGGATCAATGCAGGGCCGCCGAGGGAAACGAGTCAAAGGTGGATATGATTTTTTTAGACAACAATTAAAGACAATACGGAAAGGTTGGATATGTCAAGAAGGGCCGAGATAAAGAGGAAGACGACGGAGACCGATATCAAGCTCACGATAGAGCTGGACGGTGAGGGGAAGTACAGCGTTAAGACGCCGGTTGGATTTCTGAACCACATGCTTGAGCTGTTCAGCCGCCACGGCCTTTTCGACCTGGTCGTAGAGGCCGGGGGAGACACGGAGGTCGATCACCATCACACGACCGAGGACATAGGGATCTGTCTGGGCGACGCCGTCCTCGATGCGCTGGGGGACAAGGCGGGGATAAAGCGCTACGGCACGGCGACCGTCCCCATGGACGAGGCGCTGGCCACCGCGGTGGTAGACCTCTCGGGCAGGCCCTTTCTGGTTTACGAGGTGGACTTCGGAAAGGAGAAGGTGGGTGAGTTCGACGTGGAGCTCTTCGAGGAGTTCTTCCGGGCCTTTGCCAACCACGCTATGGCGAACGTCCATATAGTGCTTCACCACGGCGAGAACACTCACCACATGGCGGAGGCTTGCTTCAAGGCGTTCGCCCGCTCCCTGGCTGAGGCCGTGAAGGTCGACCCGAGGATCATGGGCGTCCTCTCAACAAAGGGGAGCCTCTGATTATTAGGTGCGGTCGCCGTATTGACCGGATTAATTTTGCCTCAAGCCCAAGCGGTAACAAAGGGAAGAGATACACGGCAGCGATCCATCTTAAATAAAAATACCCCCCTTCAGTCGCGCTGAAGGGGGGCGAATATTATATGTTGTAGAGCATTTCTTCCCTGATCTCCCCTCCTCCCCCCTCCCTACATCGGCCGAGCCTTTTATTTGCGTTCCCTTAAACCACCACACCCATCCCTCCCCCACCACTGCCCGTCCCCCTACCCCCTCATCCCTTAATCACACCTGCCAACACCATCCCCAATTCCCATCCCCTCTCTGATACCGCTACTTGCTGTACCTCCCGGTGAGGGTGAACTCGGCCAAGGTTATATCCTT
Above is a genomic segment from Candidatus Zymogenus saltonus containing:
- the hisB gene encoding imidazoleglycerol-phosphate dehydratase HisB; translation: MSRRAEIKRKTTETDIKLTIELDGEGKYSVKTPVGFLNHMLELFSRHGLFDLVVEAGGDTEVDHHHTTEDIGICLGDAVLDALGDKAGIKRYGTATVPMDEALATAVVDLSGRPFLVYEVDFGKEKVGEFDVELFEEFFRAFANHAMANVHIVLHHGENTHHMAEACFKAFARSLAEAVKVDPRIMGVLSTKGSL